The following are from one region of the Candidatus Neomarinimicrobiota bacterium genome:
- a CDS encoding PorT family protein, producing the protein MKKLIIAGFVVIFVLAIAIQPTNAQDGAMQFGVKGGLNLANLSVDPGEDADAAIKFGVGGIMLYPLSDVLDLQVEVMYLLKGSKDDDLDTKVNLAYLSVPVMGRYKLGSGDADMTPYVVAGPEFGFLLSADVESPFGEVDIKDDLKSIEIAVNVGVGMTMNNMFGEVRYSLGLSDILDLDAAEGGDASLKTNGIQAFVGMMF; encoded by the coding sequence ATGAAAAAACTAATCATAGCTGGGTTCGTTGTCATTTTCGTTTTGGCGATAGCGATTCAGCCAACTAACGCACAGGATGGCGCAATGCAGTTCGGTGTGAAGGGAGGTCTAAACTTAGCGAATCTCTCCGTGGATCCGGGGGAGGATGCAGATGCCGCCATCAAGTTCGGAGTAGGTGGAATAATGCTATATCCGCTTTCAGATGTATTGGATCTACAGGTAGAGGTCATGTATCTCCTGAAAGGTTCGAAAGATGATGACTTGGATACGAAGGTAAATTTAGCTTATTTATCAGTTCCGGTGATGGGAAGATATAAATTGGGTTCCGGGGATGCGGATATGACTCCTTATGTCGTAGCCGGGCCGGAATTTGGCTTTCTCCTCAGCGCGGACGTTGAGAGTCCGTTTGGAGAGGTAGATATAAAAGACGATCTAAAATCAATAGAAATAGCTGTCAATGTAGGCGTCGGTATGACAATGAATAATATGTTTGGTGAAGTTCGTTACTCATTGGGACTGTCGGACATCCTTGACCTTGATGCTGCGGAAGGTGGTGATGCCTCCCTCAAAACAAACGGGATTCAGGCGTTCGTCGGAATGATGTTCTAA